One part of the Neodiprion virginianus isolate iyNeoVirg1 chromosome 3, iyNeoVirg1.1, whole genome shotgun sequence genome encodes these proteins:
- the LOC124301202 gene encoding nucleolar protein 9, whose translation MSGVEMTDNNMASEGRGKGIKRKKKKSFMQNARKYGRKGTYGRGSHLDEETYKYMIRVLELVRDNDFPSIEEKLVFVNNVYEEMVEHEVDYAKNQIGSRVIDSLMKHASLEVVTRFATAFMEVLRPICSDRFASHVLQKIMIICAERGTRSLNTSTISKDDTTVDVKEEQVKIYNDWTLKLSKYIMNNMEDFVWDSCANHIIRTVIELLGGLNVDSSDNGENRSKKNEPVDLSKRKIVPQEYTDILLEICKRLSSWPQLPEFPRNELTSGLLQVLLYSVKDVDKQASKALTKKVVSDCFDSQDETQISSAFNSESSMRLLEACLAVASPKLYTQIYAKFFINRINRLALMVGANFTVQRLFNNCQVKEELETLFDEISPHFEAIIEKGNLGVIASVADTCRRLQARQGAFISAMATALHCEQPADRQNSIALLVARMKPFETLASEDKGGEYRVNLHGSLILQAMLHFNKPIKIVNSLLEGNGIDLRILFADPRGSRVMDAFAESKFIGEKSREKMARKLGGNWVQLACSKHGSRSLEKVWQWSQMKQKLWMIEELASVGASLLATEAGKIISSKLNVPLFARSRKDWSDSLGKEEKTKALFADIIGDPPPGK comes from the coding sequence ATGTCCGGAGTGGAGATGACGGATAATAACATGGCATCTGAAGGTCGAGGGAAGGGGATAAAgcgtaagaagaaaaaatcatttatgcAAAACGCTCGTAAATACGGCAGAAAAGGAACTTACGGTCGGGGAAGTCACCTGGACGAGGAAACGTACAAGTACATGATACGCGTGCTAGAACTGGTAAGGGACAACGATTTTCCAAGTATCGAAGAGAAGCTCGTGTTCGTTAACAACGTCTATGAGGAAATGGTCGAGCATGAGGTGGACTATGCTAAAAATCAAATTGGCTCGAGAGTAATTGACTCGCTGATGAAACATGCAAGTCTCGAAGTTGTAACCAGGTTCGCGACCGCCTTCATGGAGGTTCTGAGGCCAATTTGCAGTGACAGATTTGCCAGTCATGTACTACAAAAAATCATGATTATATGCGCTGAGAGAGGAACGCGATCTCTGAATACCTCCACTATATCTAAAGATGACACGACCGTCGACGTCAAAGAAGAAcaagtgaaaatttacaaCGATTGGACTCTGAAGCTGAGTAAATACATCATGAACAACATGGAGGATTTTGTCTGGGACTCTTGTGCCAATCATATTATTCGAACAGTGATTGAGCTGCTTGGTGGACTTAACGTCGATTCTTCAGACAACGGAGAAAACAGGTCGAAGAAAAACGAACCTGTTGACTTGAGCAAACGCAAAATCGTGCCACAGGAGTACACTGATATACTCTTAGAAATTTGCAAAAGGCTTAGCTCCTGGCCACAGCTTCCTGAGTTTCCCCGGAACGAACTGACCTCAGGCTTACTGCAAGTATTGCTGTACTCCGTCAAAGATGTGGACAAACAGGCCAGCAAAGCTTTGACCAAGAAAGTGGTGTCGGACTGCTTCGACTCCCAAGACGAGACTCAAATATCTTCAGCTTTTAATTCTGAGAGTTCAATGAGGCTGCTCGAGGCATGCTTAGCAGTTGCCTCGCCAAAACTGTACACACAAATTTATGCAAAGTTCTTCATCAACAGAATCAACAGGTTGGCTCTGATGGTTGGGGCAAATTTTACCGTTCAAAGGCTATTTAATAATTGTCAGGTGAAAGAGGAACTGGAGACATTATTTGATGAAATATCACCTCATTTTGAAGCGATAATTGAGAAGGGGAACCTCGGTGTTATAGCAAGTGTCGCTGACACCTGTAGAAGGTTACAGGCGAGACAAGGTGCCTTTATCAGCGCAATGGCTACGGCTTTGCACTGCGAACAGCCAGCGGACAGACAGAATTCAATTGCACTGCTGGTGGCGCGAATGAAGCCTTTTGAGACCTTGGCAAGTGAGGATAAAGGAGGAGAGTACAGAGTCAATTTACATGGTAGTTTGATCCTGCAGGCAATGCTGCATTTCAACAAGCCGATCAAGATCGTGAATTCCTTACTTGAAGGGAACGGAATCGACCTGAGAATCTTGTTTGCTGATCCTAGAGGAAGTAGAGTAATGGATGCGTTTGCCGAGAGCAAATTCATTGGGGAAAAGAGTAGGGAGAAAATGGCCAGGAAGTTGGGCGGTAATTGGGTCCAGCTCGCTTGCTCTAAGCACGGCTCTAGGAGTTTGGAAAAAGTTTGGCAATGGTCTcagatgaaacaaaaattatggaTGATTGAGGAGCTCGCTTCTGTGGGAGCATCGCTTCTAGCTACAGAGGctggaaaaattatatccaGCAAGTTGAATGTTCCGCTCTTTGCCAGGAGTCGCAAAGACTGGAGCGACTCTCTTGgcaaggaagaaaaaacaaaggcCTTGTTTGCTGATATAATAGGAGATCCTCCACCTGGCAAATAA